One window of Papaver somniferum cultivar HN1 chromosome 9, ASM357369v1, whole genome shotgun sequence genomic DNA carries:
- the LOC113312159 gene encoding uncharacterized protein LOC113312159 has protein sequence MGIFKIPDATIKELDSIQRNFWWGKEKSGGLFLTGWPAINKHKLNGGMGFRDLKCFNRALLEKAAWRLLNSEDKLCAQALKGRYFPTTSGLHAKKKKNSTWAWQSIQGSMQFIFKCSLLLVGNGQKISIWTDNWIQGEQEPHTPAVELEIANTYNKVSDLIDQDTKSWNVTVVQHLFNQQDA, from the coding sequence ATGGGCATATTCAAGATACCAGATGCTACAATAAAAGAGCTCGATAGCATCCAACGGAATTTCTGGTGGGGCAAGGAAAAATCTGGAGGTTTATTTCTTACTGGATGGCCAGCAATCAACAAACACAAGCTGAATGGAGGTATGGGCTTCAGGGATCTAAAATGTTTTAATAGAGCTCTCTTGGAAAAAGCTGCATGGAGATTGCTCAACAGTGAAGACAAGTTATGCGCTCAGGCTTTGAAAGGAAGATATTTTCCAACTACTTCAGGCTTGCatgcaaagaagaaaaagaattctaCTTGGGCATGGCAAAGTATACAAGGAAGCATGCAATTCATCTTCAAATGCAGTTTATTGCTGGTCGGAAATGGACAAAAAATATCCATATGGACTGACAATTGGAtacaaggtgaacaagaacctcATACCCCAGCTGTAGAGTTGGAGATTGCCAATACTTACAACAAAGTATCTGATCTCATTGATCAAGATACTAAGTCATGGAATGTGACAGTGGTGCAACATTTATTCAACCAACAGGATGCTTAG